From Triticum aestivum cultivar Chinese Spring chromosome 7B, IWGSC CS RefSeq v2.1, whole genome shotgun sequence:
GTGGGGTGGTTgctgtccatgccacacgaggcgtgtggcacaactacccgatacaccacacgtgtggcagttatcgggacccaATGTAATTTCTGATGTAGTGGGGTGGATTATATAACTATTACTTTTGTTTGGGAGTAGATTCAGCATATAATACGCTCATGCATGTGCATGTCAAATCTTTTCTTACCTAAAGCTGTCGCTCGGAGGAAGAACACCGTCGCCGCCGGTCTTGCTATCGTCGTCACCGCTACGTAGCCCATAGTAAAACTTCAGCTCCCCCGGCGCCACGACACTAACCTTCCTCTTCCTCGCGGCGGCGACGACCACCCTGGCAATCCCCGTGAACGGGCTGCCCTGAGCGACGGGCTGCCGGTAGTACCGCGCACCGAGGAGCAGCGCGGCCAGGCCGACCACGCTGGCGGCGCAGGAGACGCCGAAGCCGAGCGTCCAGGACACCGTGTCCTGGACGTAGACGATGACGGTGGCGCCGAGCACGGAGGAGGCGTAGAGGAGGATGAAGTACCAGTTGAAGAAGACGTCGCGGTCGGCGGCCGCCTCGAACTGGTTCGCGCCCATAGTCGCCTGGTTGAACCGCGCCCCCGCCGCGCCCAGGCAGAGCAGGAACACGGCAGCGTAGAGCGCCGCCATCTGCCCCGTGGTCGCCTGCTCGCACGGGCTGGCGCCGGGCTGGCACGCCGCCGGCCGGAGACCCGGAAGGCTCGCCGTCAGCGTGAACATCACCAAGGACTGCACGCACGCATGTATGAGGGAAGCAAAAGCTTAATATGATGTCGACACAAACACCGATCGAGATATATGCATgtgcacacgcgcgcgcgcgcagaTCGATCATCCGTCCTTTGATTTGGAAGGAAGTTGGTGGCTTAATTACCAGGACGGACGTGGCCATGGCGATGGCGACGATGGGGTAGCAGCCGAAGAAGGCGTCAGCGACGATGGCGCCGGCCACCGGGGCGACGCTGATGGAGCCGGCGATGATGGTGGAGATCTGCGCCGCGTCGACGCTGGGCACGTGGTACTCCGTTATCAGGTAGACCACCATGTTGGACATGGCGCCCCCGCTCGCCAACCCGAGGCACAGTATGGCCACTGCAAACATCACTCAAACTTGTAAACTCTAGTTTCCTTGAGAAACTCGTGATCATCAGGGAGCTGAGGCACAAACCTGCGAGGAAAGGGAAGGTGATCCATCCCCCCTTCCTCTTCGTGAGTTCCTTGAGGGACTCGTGATCACCGGAGCTGAGGCGCCGAGGCTCCTCCTGCTGCGACCCGTTGGTCTCCATGCCGTCTCTGTTGCTGTGTTCTTTCGCCCTTGCAATGATTGAGCTAATTCAGCTAGCTCGCCCAAAACAGTTATATATAAGAGCGCAAGCGTGAGTGAGTGCGACTACTGTGTGAGTATGTGTAGTGAGACTGAGGCACTAGCTAGCAAGCTTATTATGGACGCAGACGTTTGGTTCCTAGATGTATCTACATCCTATATAAGAAAattagtaattcaacaaaaagtcaaaaaattctgaaaatatctTTGAAATAAACTTGACATTGCATTGTACTTGTGAGAAAAAATCCACGAAAAGAAAATTCCCCTTCGACTTCTTTTAAGAAAATACAAATTTGTAcctaaaatagtgtgaatagtgacctataatatcaaataaattttgtcttttcGCCCTGAAGTCAACGTTGGTTTTTTTTCTTAAAATTTTTTATACTAGTGCAAAATTAAGTCAAGTTTATTCTAAAAAAACTTCTAAACTATTTTGACTTTATGTTTAATAACTATTTAAAAAAATCTTCATATAGGATGTATATACAATCCAGTCCGGAAGTTTCTCGCTTATTATATACTCACACTATCTCTAGGAGGGCTGGTGATTGTAACTAGACTGGTAGACGGTGCAGTTGGCCAGCCATCTCCTTTAATAAGACAAAACAATCTATCACGGAGAGCAAGTTAGAGGTCCACGTCTGACTCGTGTGGACAATAGTCTTGTCTACCGCTACAACCAGCTGTCAGTGATCCTGCTTTTTCAAAAAGATCAACTATTGAATATTGATATATGTTAATTTGCTGGTAGCAAACCGGGGGCAAATTAAAAATCAGAACTTCTTAGTACTCTCATGTCGATTTTACAAGACTTGTTGGTTTGACTtaagtcaaacttgtttaaatttgaGCAGGTTTATGATATTAACATCTACAGCTTCATATAAACACCATATAAAAATATAATTCATTTCATATCAAGTGGCAAATGTTTGGTGTCGTAGACGTTAATGTTGATAAATTCTACATAGTGGCATCAAACTGAAAAGGATTTGATTTAGGACAGACAAACGGAGCTTTGTAAATTCATCCGTAGGTATAGTGCCCTGATTTTATATCCAAGGCATAATGCGtagccttagagcatctacaaccggatccCTCAGACTCGTCTCAAACGCCCAGACAGGCCGTCCGGTCACGATTTTTTGACCTAGACGGGCTCTCAAAcggccctcaaacgcccgggctgaccggcaccctcaTATCCAGCTCAAATATGGGGCGCCCGACACGCCCATCACGTCGGACCCGACAGCCCGACCCCActccaaattgcaccaaatccaccaaacatttcctcctcctcccgccaccCTTCAATCATTCCCGCGCCCGGACCCTCGCCGACCTCCACCCTTGCTCCCAATCCTCACCTCCGGTCCCCGTCCACCACCAGAGATGTCGTCCAGCCTGAGCCACACCGCCGCGACGGAGACGCAGTCCGCCTCGTCTGTGGGAGGCGTAGTGTTGTCGACGATGACTTGCAAGGCGGAGAACGTCGCCCGCAAGTTGCGGCAACACCGAcagcgagagagggaggcggcggcggcgcaaggaggTTCGGACATGGTGGAGCAGTTGTCTACTCCGCCGCGCTCGGATCCCCAAACCCCTTCCCTCCGAGCGCCTAAGCTGATTACGTTGTCCGCCCCTTTGGGACACAGGATGATCCGAGCGCCGGCTAGGCCATTCCGGAGAGTTTTTCGCGCATGCAGATGCCGACGGTTGACGTGTGTGACTCGCCGCAGCTCGTTCGGGCGCAAATGAGCATGGGCTCCGGCAGTGCCCGGACTGCCCTCAACATGTTCGACAGAATGACCGAACAAGAGTCGGTACGTTTTCTTTACTCTTGTCCGATCATATTTTAGCATAGACCACTAGTTCATTTGCTCATGATGAATAATTGCAAATTTGAATCATGTAGGAGGCGTTCTTGTCGAACATGATCAATGACAATGAAGAACCGACCGAAATAGAGTATGAATTGGAGGCCACCACCGCATTTGAAGTTGGACAACATCCGATCCCAatccgagcaagaagaagaagaccaagacgcTGAAGGCAATAGGTTTGACATTCTCAATATTTGAGGACATCTTGTTGGTCAAAGCTTGGTTGGCCACAACGATGGATCCAATATGCGGCACCGAGAAAAAGGGGAACACCTATTGGACGAAGATTTGAAAGGAGTATCACGAGCAAAAGGAGTATGTGGAGCCGCATCCTATCATGACCACTCACAATGTGGCATCTCtccaacatcatttgaatggatcgATATGCTTGACTAGAGGAGGGGCGAATAggtaactaacaatttttaacttttcttgaCTAAATTAAACctagcatcaaagtaggttgtctagatgtgcaactaggtgagcaacctatatgatgcaacaacaacaataagcacacaagcaagcacgaGATACAACACAATGAAAGCTTGCACAATTGAagataagagataaccaagagtggagccggtggagacaaggatgtgttacagAAGTTCCTTTCTTTTGAGTGGAAGTaagtctccgttggagcagtgtggaggcacaatgctccctaagaagccactagggccacggtattctcctcacgccctcacacatgCGAGAtaccatgattccactattggtgcccttgaaggcggcgaccgaacctttacaaacaaggttggggctatctccacaacttaattggatgctcccaacgacaccacgaagcttcaccacaatggaatatggctccgaggtgacctcaaccatctagggtgctcaaacacctaagagtaacaagatccgcaagggattactggggggaatcaaatttctcttggtggaagtgtagatcggggccttctcaacgaatccgtagaaaatcaacaagtttcatcggctagggagagagatcgggtgaaaatggaggtATGAGCAACACTGGAGCTTAGGGAGGGAAGAGgtagtcttcttggggaagaagaccccctttatatagtgggggaaaagatccaacTGTTACCCACTCACTCAGCCCGCGAGATGCGGTACTACCACACATGGTCGTGGTACTACTGTAAGGTGCTACGCTACTACTGCATGTTGttgtggtactaccgcttgtgcaATAGAAGCCATGTGAGGTCCTGTTGCTCTAGGCAACGAATGGTACTACTGCGCGCCCTGCGGTACTACCGGAGGGCAGGGCTCAACTGGGCTGGAAAAGGCAAGGACTAAATAAATTACGTCCGTGACTACTTCCGCAGAGTTTGGGATGTGCGAAAAtacggcacggtactaccgctcgcaggGAGCAATACTACCGCGTAgaggcggaagtaaaaaattacttccgtgcCAACTTCCATGCGCGACATCGTTCTGGgctagaggcagcggtactaccgttcttgaggagcggtagtactgcacgacgcggtactaccacttctctgagcggtactaccgcggacaccTGCGGTACTagtgctcccttgagcagtactaccacaCGCCACAGAAACTATAACACCTGGAAGCCTTCATCTCGCAGAGACAAGGATAAACGGACGATGCTCCAatgaagcgaaggaaaggtggtgcaaagtaacagatgtgtacgtgttgattccatccTAACCTTTCTGAAGTGGACCCcgtcttaatagtacggctttcctacgactcaaatccaccgaaaagaaacgtagagaatcgccgtcttcgataggctccgaggggcaacgaatcgtcttgtgcctagacatgagatatctgaaatgctcaatgcacatgattagtccacaAATGCACTTTCATCAATCGCCAAAACCAcaaagggagaaatatgcccttacaatctccccctttttggtggactcatgataatacgggatttgcacatagggatataaaatgaacataagcaaacccaaaatctataaaatatagataggctcccccctagatgtgtgcactctatagatatgctttggactgcacaacacacatactaggatcagcactccccctatattttatagacaaggcaaaaCTTGCAATAGTATAGTGACAATAAGCATTGAGGCAAGGTATAATAAGTGAGCATGAAGTAAAGGGCACAAGATAAAGGGCACAAGATAAAATAAGCTCACAATTCTACTAAACACACTAGACAATAAGGAcaagccactactaggaaaatggctatagatgggattgacactaatggcgcaccagaaagatggtgcgccattagtatatactaatggcgcaccacaatctgatgcgccattagagtttaaacaactaatggcgcaccatgctacgggtgcgccattagtatcaaattttttttaactagtgcgcctgtccaaacaaactaatggcgcatcccggcaaagtgcgccattagtagttgtaactactaatggcgcactaggcagcaggtgcgccattagtatagaatttttttttgaactagtgcgcctatccaaacatactaatggcgcatcctgcccaagtgcgccattagtagttgtaactactaatggcgcaccaggcagtgggtgcgccattagtataggattttttttgaactagtgcgcctatccaaacatactaatggcgcatcctgcctaagtgcgccattagtagttgtaagtactaatggcgcaccatgcaagaggtgcgccattagtaagtgggcagcaacaagatatttgggacagcctctcctacccacacactcactttctccccacttcattctctccacctcctccttgtctcgggtgcctcctctttttcacctcatttccaccatagattcattcaaattaagtggttaaattaccttgttttaataggtaagtaaggggggaagctatatttaggttgttctccttacaacaatgtgcacatgcactttttacggcctagctagatctatgtatgttcgtggtgttgcatatgtttgtggtgttgcatatgtgtttgtgtttggaggtgtaccggtatttgatatgcgatagttgccaatattttgccggaatgttgattcatttccgtttcggcgagaattttggcattaagcattctttttggtcctatttttagggaaggtcatgccaaatttttgtttggttctaaaatatcgttttgctctaccccgcaggcgaccatggtccgcacgatgaccgaaggcatcgtgaataggtttttgaggtccgcgaaggccgagatgcttcaaaagaacgagacggagataagatgtccgtgtcgaagatgcaagctgaagagccttattgcggacccggattccgggcaggtgcgggaccacctgctgttgcgtggtttcatggatggctatcggtggcaaggtgatgaagatgactacgaagtcgtccatgcgggccgggcaagaaatgaggaagggcagcaagacaaccaccgcggctcgggcgggcgagaagacgaagaatccccaggagatgatcacgactgtgatgctgtacacagtcatcatgtagaagatgcaggacatgatgatgaggaagatgccggagcaggcgacgggcatgatcatgaagatgatgatgccggcggagcagacgacgctggaccatcgatgggctgggtgcaggaccctcatattcaagagctgcttctcaagcagacggataacgcaagagctgccgcccgagagaaagccaagatggatcaacttgagttagacgcggttactccattgtatgaaggatgcaggcccgaggatacccgcctgaaagtaacgctcatggccctggagatgaaggtaaaacacaaaatgaccgacgcatgcttcgacgagaacatgtcattctggcacgaacgtcttcccaaggggaacaagtgcccgaccagtttggaggaggcgaagaaaatcgtgtgtcctctggatttaccgcacgtgaaataccatgtgtgcatgaacaattgcatcatttatcgggacgagcacgcggagtctacaatatgtccggtgtgcggtgtcactcgatacaagaagaggaagaaagctcctcgaaaagtggtgtggtactttccgatcactcctcgtctgcagcggtatttcgcggatcctaaggtagcaaagctcctacgttggcacgcggatagggaggagaagaagcgagaagatgacgcaaatgatccggagatagataaaaaagacaagatgctgagtcaccctaaggatgcgagccagtggcaagcattgaacttcgaatacccagaatttgggaacgatccaaggaacatcgtgctgggcgcgagcaccgatggagtcaatccgtttggcagccagagaagcacacatagcacctggcctgtgtttgtgtggatgtacaaccttcccccctggttgtgcatgaagaggaagtacattcacatgagtatgctaattgaagggccgaaacaaccagggaacgacatcaatctgtatctggggctgct
This genomic window contains:
- the LOC123160439 gene encoding protein NRT1/ PTR FAMILY 2.3, producing METNGSQQEEPRRLSSGDHESLKELTKRKGGWITFPFLAVAILCLGLASGGAMSNMVVYLITEYHVPSVDAAQISTIIAGSISVAPVAGAIVADAFFGCYPIVAIAMATSVLSLVMFTLTASLPGLRPAACQPGASPCEQATTGQMAALYAAVFLLCLGAAGARFNQATMGANQFEAAADRDVFFNWYFILLYASSVLGATVIVYVQDTVSWTLGFGVSCAASVVGLAALLLGARYYRQPVAQGSPFTGIARVVVAAARKRKVSVVAPGELKFYYGLRSGDDDSKTGGDGVLPPSDSFSFLNRAAVITDGDVDGASGSVLRPWRLCTVQQVEDFKTVLRILPIWSAAIVLSVAIGVQINFTVLQALVMDRAVGPFTVPAGSMIVGSLISVVIFLGLLDRVLLPLWRRVTGHTPTPLQCVGAGQALTVLSMAASSLVERERTATVRAHGQEGDPAWVSPLSAMWLVLPFAVAGAGEALHFPAQVTLYYQEFPPSLKNTATGMMAMIVALGFYLSTALVNIVQRATTWLPDNMNASKLENLYWLLTLLVALNFGYFLTCAKLYRYQNIGK